One Spirochaeta africana DSM 8902 genomic window carries:
- the smpB gene encoding SsrA-binding protein SmpB produces the protein MKNRKLLVKNKRALHAYNVEDTYECGIVLQGTEVKSIKNNKFSFADSHARIVKGELYLYGLHIAQYTHGNIHNHDPDRPRKLLAHKQEIDRMRRRVEEKGYTLIPVGIYLSAGLIKVDIGVCKGKKLHDKRQTIKARDQQRDAMREMRM, from the coding sequence ATGAAAAATCGCAAATTACTGGTAAAAAACAAACGAGCGCTGCACGCCTATAATGTAGAGGACACCTACGAGTGCGGTATTGTGCTGCAAGGAACCGAGGTCAAGTCGATCAAGAATAACAAGTTCTCGTTCGCCGACTCCCACGCCCGCATCGTCAAGGGTGAACTCTATTTGTACGGCTTGCATATTGCCCAGTACACCCACGGAAATATCCACAACCACGATCCTGACCGACCACGAAAACTGCTGGCCCACAAGCAGGAGATCGATCGAATGCGGCGCCGGGTAGAGGAAAAGGGATACACCCTTATTCCGGTAGGGATATACCTCTCGGCCGGGCTTATCAAGGTGGACATTGGCGTGTGTAAGGGGAAAAAGCTCCATGACAAGCGCCAGACCATCAAGGCCCGCGACCAGCAGCGGGACGCCATGCGCGAAATGCGCATGTAA
- a CDS encoding terminase large subunit, which yields MDRLWKYVDAVDSGEILTGKYIKLAVARFRRDIARQDDPDYPYRFDPAAAGKVVRFVEALKHIKGELAGQLIRLEPWQVFLIGQLYGWKRKDNGRRRFKRAFLFIARKNGKTLLGSALQIYDLLTEPGAEVYSVATSKEQANISFFNCREFVRKNNDLSELLDLYQYEVRNVPKAGVIKALSSDSGRHDGLNVSFCLADEVAAHRDSSAVNIMRSGMKSRVQPIMLQITTAGYSTSQDNPGFAEYELGKKLLDGTFQDDTFLPLIYELDQGDDWKDHRNYIKANPNLGVSVTLETLIEERNEAEAKPSYQGEFFTKTLNRFLQRISNEQWFSDDAIKSMIQDSPDDDYLRGLPVVGAIDLSKRIDFTAYTLMFWDAEQKKLIAKHRYYIPEEQIEEKMKNDSTLIWYWIREGWITATPGAVVDYDYLIRDVQQDRKKYSKLTSLVFDKWSATEIIKQLTDEMTMIEMDMSTRAMSEPAKAYETSLLKGEIIDPNPVSHWMTSNAQVFVDNNGNIKIRKIDYRSESRRIDSVITSIMTHNQLGEVIRQESRKRHAWGAVEY from the coding sequence ATGGATAGGCTCTGGAAGTATGTCGATGCAGTGGACTCCGGGGAGATCCTGACCGGGAAGTATATCAAGCTGGCGGTGGCCAGGTTCCGGCGCGACATCGCTCGGCAGGATGATCCGGACTACCCGTACCGATTCGACCCTGCAGCAGCCGGCAAGGTCGTCCGGTTCGTGGAGGCGCTCAAGCATATCAAGGGCGAGCTGGCCGGGCAGCTGATCCGGCTAGAACCGTGGCAGGTGTTCCTGATCGGGCAACTGTACGGCTGGAAGCGCAAAGACAACGGCCGGCGCAGGTTCAAGAGGGCTTTCCTGTTCATCGCTCGGAAAAACGGAAAGACCCTGCTGGGCTCGGCGCTGCAGATCTATGACCTGCTGACCGAACCGGGGGCAGAAGTGTATTCCGTGGCCACCAGCAAGGAACAGGCGAATATATCTTTTTTCAACTGCCGGGAGTTCGTCCGCAAGAATAACGATTTGTCGGAGCTGCTGGATCTGTATCAGTATGAAGTCCGGAACGTACCGAAAGCCGGTGTCATAAAAGCGCTGAGCTCGGACAGCGGGAGGCATGACGGTCTGAATGTATCGTTCTGTCTGGCCGATGAGGTCGCGGCTCACCGGGACAGCTCGGCGGTGAACATCATGCGGTCTGGTATGAAAAGCCGTGTCCAGCCGATCATGCTGCAGATCACCACGGCCGGTTACAGCACAAGCCAGGACAACCCCGGGTTTGCCGAGTATGAGCTCGGGAAAAAGCTGCTGGACGGGACATTCCAGGACGACACCTTTCTCCCGCTGATCTATGAACTCGACCAGGGCGACGACTGGAAAGACCACCGGAACTATATCAAGGCGAACCCGAATCTCGGCGTCAGCGTGACGCTCGAGACACTGATCGAGGAACGAAACGAGGCCGAGGCAAAACCCAGCTACCAGGGCGAGTTTTTTACCAAGACCCTGAACCGCTTTCTGCAGCGAATCAGCAATGAACAGTGGTTTTCTGATGACGCGATCAAGTCGATGATCCAGGACTCCCCGGATGACGACTATCTCCGAGGGCTGCCGGTGGTCGGCGCGATCGACCTGTCCAAGCGGATCGATTTCACCGCTTATACGCTCATGTTCTGGGACGCTGAGCAGAAAAAGCTGATCGCAAAACACCGGTATTACATACCCGAGGAACAGATCGAAGAAAAGATGAAAAACGACTCGACCCTGATCTGGTACTGGATTCGCGAGGGATGGATCACGGCGACGCCGGGCGCGGTTGTCGATTACGACTATCTGATTCGGGATGTCCAGCAAGATCGAAAAAAGTACAGCAAGCTGACAAGCCTGGTGTTCGATAAGTGGAGCGCGACCGAGATCATCAAACAGCTGACCGACGAAATGACCATGATCGAAATGGACATGAGCACCAGGGCGATGTCGGAGCCGGCCAAGGCATACGAGACCAGTTTGCTCAAGGGCGAGATCATCGACCCGAATCCAGTCAGTCACTGGATGACCTCGAATGCTCAAGTATTCGTCGACAACAATGGGAACATCAAGATCCGAAAGATCGACTACCGCAGCGAATCGCGCCGGATCGACAGCGTGATCACATCAATCATGACTCACAACCAGCTGGGCGAGGTTATCCGGCAAGAAAGTAGAAAACGCCATGCTTGGGGCGCTGTCGAATACTGA
- a CDS encoding HK97 family phage prohead protease: MKYYNLIKQDLELREQDDKKKIIGIIPYNSRSLPMGFREIIMPTAFNKTLGDNADVKALLNHDSSKPLARVRNGSLRLRSSDDGLIFEIDVNDQVSYQRDLYESIRSGIVNGVSFGFRVIEDDVEHKDGEVIRKLRSVDLREISVGVTFPAYESSESYVRELREELADRLPEGWQGDATSETGDQSTENTERNSNQADQEAASDGQQDSTRESMDAAKARLRLLEL; the protein is encoded by the coding sequence ATGAAGTATTACAACCTGATCAAGCAGGATCTGGAACTCAGAGAGCAGGACGACAAGAAAAAGATCATCGGGATCATCCCGTACAATTCCCGATCGCTCCCGATGGGGTTCCGGGAAATCATCATGCCGACCGCATTCAATAAGACCCTGGGCGACAATGCGGACGTGAAAGCGCTGCTGAACCATGACAGCAGCAAGCCACTGGCGCGAGTCCGGAACGGTTCGCTCCGGCTACGGAGCTCTGACGATGGCCTGATATTCGAGATCGATGTCAATGACCAGGTCAGCTACCAGCGTGATCTGTACGAGTCGATCCGCTCGGGGATCGTCAACGGCGTATCATTCGGGTTTCGCGTGATCGAGGATGATGTCGAGCACAAAGACGGCGAGGTCATCCGCAAGCTGCGGAGCGTGGATCTCCGGGAGATCAGTGTCGGGGTGACGTTCCCGGCATACGAGTCCAGCGAGAGCTATGTCCGCGAACTCAGAGAGGAATTGGCCGACAGGCTGCCGGAGGGCTGGCAGGGTGACGCCACCAGCGAAACCGGCGACCAGTCGACAGAAAATACAGAACGCAACAGCAACCAGGCAGACCAGGAGGCGGCCAGCGACGGGCAGCAGGACAGCACCCGCGAAAGCATGGACGCAGCCAAGGCTCGGCTGAGGCTGCTGGAACTATAG
- a CDS encoding SUMF1/EgtB/PvdO family nonheme iron enzyme, which yields MSAKQIPDAHPTPVEPVRLPPVFGISPLTYLPIGLLTLVMLAIAGVLVLPGLLRYGSLVTFSSVPHSAAIYIDGKYHGSTPSEIFLPAGSYDVQLETPHHETAQQKIQVDGRRFASLLLPRRQQVGISLTLNQPEELARETVQEYAAWAIAGGESQRYRIPAVLTPAVHRLLLDQQQSHAETVLAHSIDNTATVAAARDLLAASLLLEARIPSSAGAIGVLRRIARIEQNSEAALLWFEQILPEPLQQQLAGTPYFMDRSEQIATGLITATAPHGFGPEGLETLPAADPESITIPVAGEQLRFVYVPSTEYLHGISTGSHDSRYFPRQEQVNGFYLLSSPVTRAQYAAVMGMGTDQLPAAPGGSTDPRIPMTGVSWDDTRQFIAALSPRLPSAYQTWSVQLPDSVQWEAAARWNGDPLPNAVLRHAQRSGPETVGQETGNIGLSDMTGNVWEWTRSWYRAAAGYQLDAGYTQAAGQDWPLAERIVRGASWATSPAQSDVEQIGMQPEHWKTDYLGFRIVLEPPQDTTTP from the coding sequence ATGTCAGCAAAACAGATACCAGATGCCCACCCGACGCCGGTCGAGCCGGTTCGCCTGCCACCTGTATTCGGGATATCACCCCTTACCTACCTGCCGATCGGGCTGCTTACCCTGGTAATGCTGGCTATTGCCGGCGTGCTTGTCCTGCCCGGTCTGCTCAGATACGGCAGCCTGGTTACTTTCAGTTCGGTGCCGCATTCAGCAGCGATTTATATTGACGGAAAGTATCACGGCAGCACTCCGAGCGAGATTTTCCTGCCCGCCGGCAGCTACGACGTGCAGCTGGAAACACCGCATCATGAAACGGCACAGCAGAAAATCCAGGTCGACGGCAGACGGTTCGCCTCGCTGCTGCTCCCGCGCCGCCAGCAGGTCGGGATATCCCTGACATTAAATCAGCCCGAGGAGCTTGCCCGCGAAACGGTACAGGAGTACGCAGCCTGGGCTATCGCCGGCGGCGAATCGCAGCGCTACCGCATACCGGCAGTGCTGACACCGGCCGTACACCGCCTGCTGCTGGACCAGCAGCAAAGCCATGCTGAAACCGTCCTGGCCCACAGTATCGACAATACCGCCACTGTCGCCGCAGCCCGCGATCTGCTGGCCGCGAGCCTGCTGCTGGAGGCACGGATTCCATCCAGCGCCGGCGCAATCGGTGTGCTGCGCAGGATTGCCCGGATAGAGCAAAACAGCGAAGCAGCCCTGCTGTGGTTTGAACAGATACTGCCGGAGCCATTGCAGCAGCAGCTTGCCGGCACACCGTATTTTATGGACCGCAGTGAGCAGATCGCCACCGGCCTGATCACCGCCACAGCCCCGCATGGCTTCGGCCCCGAAGGACTGGAAACCCTCCCGGCTGCAGACCCGGAAAGCATCACCATTCCAGTAGCCGGAGAACAGTTGCGGTTTGTATACGTGCCGTCGACCGAGTATCTTCACGGCATCAGTACCGGGTCACATGACAGCCGGTACTTCCCGCGTCAGGAACAGGTAAACGGCTTCTACCTGCTGTCCAGTCCGGTTACCCGCGCCCAGTATGCCGCTGTGATGGGTATGGGTACCGATCAGCTGCCGGCGGCACCCGGCGGCAGCACCGATCCCCGAATCCCGATGACCGGGGTAAGCTGGGATGATACCCGTCAGTTCATTGCTGCTCTTTCCCCCCGGCTTCCGTCTGCATACCAAACCTGGTCTGTACAGCTGCCGGACTCGGTGCAGTGGGAGGCAGCTGCTCGCTGGAACGGCGACCCCTTGCCCAATGCCGTTTTACGGCATGCACAACGCTCGGGGCCGGAAACGGTTGGTCAGGAAACCGGGAATATCGGGCTTTCCGACATGACCGGCAATGTCTGGGAATGGACCCGCAGCTGGTACCGTGCCGCTGCCGGCTACCAGCTGGATGCCGGCTACACCCAAGCGGCGGGCCAGGACTGGCCACTGGCCGAGCGTATTGTACGCGGTGCATCCTGGGCCACCAGTCCGGCACAGTCCGATGTAGAACAGATCGGCATGCAACCCGAGCACTGGAAAACCGATTATCTCGGTTTCCGTATCGTACTTGAGCCACCACAGGACACCACTACACCATGA
- a CDS encoding inositol monophosphatase family protein, with the protein MSTSDWNRIPAQLRHDLWLFAEELALAGGQKSLEFFAKDIGVEWKTDQSPVTIADRETELSMRQMIAERYPDHAIHGEEYGAAPHKEFTWVLDPIDGTKSFISGVPLYCTLAALLYQGTPVIGVIVNPPSGELVSGCMNSGTRDASGDPVRVSASPAPQLRLYTSDYEGLRAAEPDWLQPLKDTYGPGRTVARTWGDAYGYMLVATGRGEIMLDPELKLWDVAPLHPILHEAGGILCDIQGTPATLPRSATAMSRELHQQIFG; encoded by the coding sequence ATGAGTACGAGCGACTGGAACCGGATTCCCGCGCAACTCCGTCATGACCTGTGGCTTTTTGCCGAAGAACTTGCGCTGGCCGGCGGGCAAAAATCCCTTGAATTCTTTGCCAAGGATATTGGCGTCGAGTGGAAAACAGATCAAAGCCCGGTAACCATCGCCGACCGTGAGACCGAGCTGAGTATGCGACAGATGATAGCCGAACGCTATCCCGATCACGCTATCCACGGCGAGGAGTACGGCGCCGCACCGCACAAAGAGTTCACCTGGGTACTTGATCCTATCGACGGCACCAAATCGTTCATCAGCGGGGTACCGCTCTACTGCACCCTGGCCGCGCTGCTCTACCAGGGAACACCGGTAATCGGGGTAATCGTGAATCCACCAAGCGGAGAACTTGTCTCAGGGTGTATGAATTCCGGCACACGCGACGCCAGCGGCGACCCGGTGCGGGTTTCTGCATCGCCTGCACCCCAGCTGCGGCTATACACCTCGGATTATGAAGGCCTGCGCGCCGCTGAGCCTGACTGGCTGCAGCCGCTCAAGGATACCTATGGACCCGGGAGAACCGTAGCCCGTACCTGGGGCGACGCCTACGGCTACATGCTGGTGGCCACCGGACGTGGCGAGATCATGCTCGACCCCGAACTCAAGCTCTGGGACGTAGCCCCGCTGCACCCGATCCTGCACGAAGCAGGCGGCATTCTGTGCGACATCCAGGGAACACCCGCCACCCTGCCCCGCAGCGCCACAGCCATGTCGCGCGAACTGCATCAGCAGATTTTCGGGTAG
- a CDS encoding phage tail tube protein translates to MANYARGAGSRLQVGKETTYGQAATPTVQMNFLSESLTQEIIRETEDSLVLAKTKRSMDVMSHNSSGDFNVILKPENLKQLLHLAMGVESSPAAKDGTDFTYEHQFTLIGAEGSLPSFTAVIDRKVAVPAYTGLKVSTLSMEASSGDYIRMTASLQGSGKEEAGSLENLDAPVLKAFRFVNGSLTIDGTEFAQVTAVNLNIDNQLDEGEQTLGSGYYRDEGEHNEREVSVSIDCFYNAAANTIREEKYKADGATAAISMTFETPEEIEPGEKYRFTVELPNVVITDASPNVAGREKIDLTIEGEALETDLEEAITVTVYDDDDNTAF, encoded by the coding sequence ATGGCAAACTATGCAAGGGGAGCAGGGAGCCGGCTGCAGGTCGGCAAGGAAACCACATACGGGCAGGCGGCGACACCTACCGTACAGATGAATTTTCTGTCAGAGTCGCTGACCCAGGAGATCATCCGCGAGACCGAGGACAGTCTGGTTCTGGCAAAGACCAAGCGCTCGATGGATGTCATGAGTCACAATTCAAGCGGCGATTTCAATGTCATCCTGAAACCGGAGAACCTGAAACAGCTGCTGCACCTGGCTATGGGAGTGGAGAGCTCACCGGCTGCGAAAGATGGGACGGATTTCACCTACGAGCACCAATTCACCCTGATCGGCGCCGAGGGATCGCTCCCGAGCTTTACAGCGGTTATCGATCGGAAAGTGGCTGTCCCGGCCTACACCGGGCTGAAAGTGTCCACACTGAGCATGGAGGCGTCGAGCGGTGACTATATCCGCATGACCGCGAGTCTGCAGGGATCGGGCAAAGAGGAAGCCGGCAGCCTCGAGAATCTCGACGCACCGGTGCTCAAGGCGTTCCGATTCGTCAATGGTAGCCTGACTATCGACGGCACTGAGTTCGCTCAGGTGACAGCAGTGAACCTGAACATCGACAACCAGCTGGACGAGGGTGAACAGACACTGGGTTCGGGATACTACCGGGACGAGGGCGAGCACAATGAGCGCGAGGTCAGCGTCAGCATCGACTGTTTTTACAATGCGGCCGCGAACACGATCCGCGAAGAAAAGTACAAAGCAGACGGCGCGACGGCTGCGATCTCGATGACATTCGAGACACCCGAGGAAATCGAGCCGGGCGAGAAATATCGATTCACCGTCGAGCTGCCGAACGTAGTGATCACCGACGCATCCCCGAACGTGGCAGGGCGCGAGAAAATCGACCTGACCATCGAGGGCGAGGCGCTCGAGACTGATCTCGAGGAAGCGATCACTGTCACCGTGTACGACGATGACGACAATACCGCATTCTAA
- a CDS encoding tyrosine-type recombinase/integrase: protein MARYRSKPYGLVARRLATATVWYYYHYESGQRSNLISTGIGFTRERDRARTRREATDYCETLVELGKLGGNAGKQITLQRFVELTAFWDWHRSDYIRGIIARTESDSPGISETYVRTAAQITRDHILLAHGSKLLDSIKPQHLEDLLFSWSRSASHKSANNRRSVYSVILGEATRLGHISANPWARVPPLKPAKKPRGGLTIAEVSRILERRHDDMISAAQRCYYLGTKIAFLCGLRIGEVRGLLCDDVIDVDRGDVRMSYLSISKQHSQKLGKLTPTKDKDTRNIPISADLRGELEPQLTGAGRYLLSIHPRQATPISENKMRDWFYRRMDLVGITAEQRTERRITFHSARRFFNTLLRQAGVADSIVQRFTGHDSDAMTEHYTDYLPEDLQSIMTAQDRLLS from the coding sequence ATGGCACGATACCGATCAAAGCCCTACGGACTGGTGGCTCGCCGGCTGGCGACGGCCACCGTCTGGTACTACTACCACTATGAATCAGGACAGCGCTCGAATCTCATATCGACAGGCATCGGGTTTACCCGCGAGCGGGATCGCGCTCGCACCCGCCGGGAGGCTACCGATTACTGTGAGACCCTGGTCGAGCTCGGCAAGCTGGGCGGGAATGCGGGGAAACAAATCACCCTGCAGCGGTTCGTCGAGCTGACCGCGTTCTGGGATTGGCATCGATCCGACTACATTCGCGGGATCATCGCCAGGACTGAATCGGACAGCCCAGGGATCTCAGAGACATATGTCAGGACAGCTGCTCAGATCACGCGCGACCATATCCTGCTAGCTCATGGGAGCAAGCTGCTGGACAGCATAAAACCGCAGCACCTCGAGGATCTGCTCTTTTCCTGGTCGCGGTCTGCATCGCATAAATCCGCGAATAATCGCCGGAGCGTGTACTCGGTGATTCTTGGGGAGGCTACCCGGCTCGGCCATATTTCGGCGAACCCCTGGGCTCGGGTGCCGCCGTTGAAACCGGCAAAGAAACCGCGGGGAGGTTTGACCATCGCCGAGGTGTCCCGAATCCTCGAGCGCCGGCATGATGACATGATCAGCGCCGCCCAGCGCTGCTATTATCTGGGGACGAAAATCGCGTTCCTCTGTGGCTTGCGGATTGGTGAGGTTCGCGGTCTGCTATGCGATGATGTGATCGATGTCGACCGGGGTGATGTCCGGATGTCGTATCTGTCGATCAGTAAACAGCATTCCCAGAAACTCGGCAAGCTCACGCCCACCAAGGATAAAGATACCAGGAACATACCGATCAGCGCCGACCTCCGGGGAGAGCTCGAACCGCAGCTGACCGGCGCCGGCCGGTATCTGTTGAGCATCCATCCCCGCCAGGCCACGCCGATCAGCGAAAACAAGATGAGGGACTGGTTCTATCGACGGATGGATCTGGTCGGGATCACTGCAGAGCAGCGGACAGAGCGCCGGATCACGTTCCATTCCGCTCGCCGGTTTTTCAATACCTTGCTGCGCCAGGCCGGAGTCGCTGACAGTATCGTCCAGCGGTTCACCGGCCACGACTCTGACGCCATGACCGAACACTATACCGACTACTTGCCCGAGGATCTGCAGAGTATCATGACAGCCCAGGACAGGCTGCTCAGTTGA
- a CDS encoding phage major capsid protein, whose protein sequence is MNKLRKKLQGITAEIRQLITACETEERSFTDEEREKYDGLIEQAENLKAQIDAEQRAADLEAGLANVPFTAEERGEGDGEDLDEFRSIMALQKRDVNFAEGVFAPKAFVSDFVKSLDNRMMIRQLSKKYTLTKQEGITIPRRTEKMGNATWGDTPVADTDLDFGKVTLMPQSLNTLVKLSQKLVKVSAVPIDQAIRDESVESAARTLEAAYLTGDGTNDTPAGIFNTTAVPTSQDVENGGTLSAELFIKAKNKLASGYNPVWVIHPDVLTEVESLKDGDGRYIMTQAWRTGEPDMILGIPVYKSDYAPAVVEAGAYVAALADFGRGYAIADVESMEIQVLNELYAGSNQIGYKGFFLTTGNVIDQKAFVRLKIES, encoded by the coding sequence ATGAACAAGCTACGCAAGAAACTACAGGGAATCACCGCTGAGATTCGTCAGCTCATAACCGCATGCGAGACCGAGGAACGCAGCTTTACCGATGAAGAGCGGGAAAAGTACGATGGCCTGATCGAACAGGCTGAGAACCTCAAGGCGCAGATCGACGCCGAGCAGCGAGCCGCTGATCTCGAGGCAGGTCTGGCGAATGTACCATTCACCGCTGAGGAACGCGGTGAGGGCGACGGCGAGGATCTGGACGAATTCCGCTCGATCATGGCGCTGCAGAAGCGCGATGTCAATTTCGCTGAGGGCGTGTTTGCGCCGAAAGCATTTGTCAGCGATTTCGTGAAGTCTCTGGACAACCGGATGATGATCCGGCAGCTGTCGAAAAAGTACACGCTGACCAAGCAGGAGGGGATCACCATCCCGCGGCGTACCGAGAAAATGGGGAATGCAACCTGGGGAGACACCCCGGTCGCTGACACCGATCTCGATTTCGGCAAGGTCACACTGATGCCGCAGTCGCTGAACACTTTGGTTAAACTGTCGCAGAAGCTGGTCAAGGTATCTGCTGTACCGATCGACCAGGCAATCCGCGATGAGAGTGTCGAGTCTGCTGCTCGAACCCTGGAAGCAGCATACCTGACCGGAGACGGCACGAATGACACCCCGGCCGGTATTTTCAACACCACCGCAGTACCGACCAGCCAGGACGTGGAGAACGGCGGCACCCTGTCGGCTGAGCTGTTTATCAAGGCCAAGAACAAGCTGGCCAGCGGCTACAATCCCGTATGGGTAATCCATCCGGATGTCCTGACCGAGGTCGAGAGCCTGAAAGATGGTGACGGCCGCTACATCATGACTCAGGCATGGCGAACCGGCGAGCCTGACATGATCCTGGGAATCCCGGTCTACAAGTCGGACTATGCTCCGGCAGTGGTCGAGGCTGGCGCCTATGTCGCAGCTCTGGCTGATTTCGGCCGCGGTTACGCGATCGCAGATGTCGAGAGCATGGAGATCCAGGTGCTGAACGAATTGTATGCAGGATCGAACCAGATCGGCTACAAGGGGTTTTTCCTCACCACCGGGAACGTGATCGACCAGAAGGCGTTTGTACGGCTCAAGATCGAATCGTAA
- a CDS encoding phage portal protein: protein MGLFSRRSKKISGAEIRAKLTDVIHTDSGVIISGSSQSNAIATQCVNLIAGSIASMPVELYFSTNTGGKVQAFDKPLRTLLKYQPNPDETPFTFYERIVRHLLDDGNAYLYRDNNGDTVRALYPLDPRKMHVDRDKNQRKIYTYDGTSIPSRNILHIPGRGYNGLKGVGVRQTARQHLELAGKMDKYAADAFDTGLTKRPVIDISEMYSDADPDDVKQIADYLRKNYSGSNKPFITFNGMKVQQLDSVDNRTAQLAENREYQTKIIASLYNVPVQMLNQGAAANVNLEVQNTNFLTYTLLPWIKIIEQYLRLLMTPFERERHFPEFNTAGLLRGDFETRMRGYATGIQHGILNHDQIAKLENQPALGTDAGRTFFVPANLMPLKDEVIDAYMAGAKQKAQQLTDQDTHGVGDDRK, encoded by the coding sequence ATGGGACTATTTTCCAGACGAAGCAAGAAAATCAGCGGCGCCGAGATCAGGGCGAAGCTGACAGACGTGATACACACCGACAGCGGAGTGATAATCTCCGGCAGCAGCCAGAGCAACGCGATCGCGACGCAATGCGTCAACCTGATCGCCGGGTCGATAGCCTCGATGCCGGTGGAGCTGTATTTCTCGACGAACACCGGCGGCAAGGTGCAAGCATTCGACAAACCGCTGCGGACGCTGCTCAAGTATCAGCCGAATCCGGATGAGACTCCGTTTACATTCTACGAGCGGATTGTCCGGCACCTCTTGGACGATGGGAACGCTTATCTGTACAGAGACAACAACGGTGACACCGTCCGGGCTCTGTATCCTCTCGACCCGCGGAAAATGCACGTCGACCGGGACAAGAATCAGCGCAAAATATACACATACGATGGCACCAGCATTCCGTCGCGGAATATCCTGCACATACCCGGCCGCGGATACAACGGCCTGAAAGGGGTCGGAGTTCGTCAGACTGCTCGGCAACACCTCGAGCTGGCCGGAAAGATGGACAAATATGCCGCTGACGCATTCGACACAGGGCTCACCAAGCGACCGGTGATCGACATATCGGAAATGTACAGCGACGCCGATCCGGATGACGTCAAACAGATCGCAGACTATCTGCGAAAAAACTACTCAGGCAGTAATAAGCCGTTTATCACATTCAACGGCATGAAAGTGCAGCAGCTGGACAGCGTCGACAACCGGACGGCACAGCTGGCTGAAAACCGGGAATATCAGACAAAGATCATCGCGAGTCTGTACAACGTACCCGTACAGATGCTGAACCAGGGCGCGGCGGCGAACGTGAATCTCGAGGTGCAGAACACCAATTTCCTGACGTACACGCTGCTGCCGTGGATCAAGATCATCGAGCAGTATCTCCGGCTGCTGATGACACCATTCGAGCGGGAAAGACACTTTCCGGAGTTCAATACCGCTGGGCTGCTGCGGGGTGATTTTGAGACCCGCATGAGAGGATACGCGACCGGTATCCAGCATGGAATCCTGAACCACGACCAGATCGCGAAGCTCGAGAATCAGCCGGCGCTGGGAACCGATGCCGGCCGGACATTCTTTGTCCCGGCGAACCTGATGCCGCTGAAAGATGAGGTCATCGACGCATACATGGCCGGAGCAAAGCAGAAAGCACAGCAGCTCACCGATCAGGACACTCACGGGGTCGGCGACGACCGGAAATGA
- a CDS encoding tail fiber assembly protein, which yields MQYAKVENGKITKVIATNREMSPEYTQIPGDHQAMVGDDIRKLDESWKLRPLQDLVDDGLLQLETAVDGDPEPTGTVLQKVVDNQIVKKTRYDFVTEGVMELMSNEYIDHDSQKVLQGDDDKLLEVGRITEDEHRERKAAEVRAERDSRISQFEWRYARHQSEVRMGKEPTDSIDDLDRYMQELRDVPQQEGFPHAVEWPKLPE from the coding sequence ATGCAGTATGCCAAAGTCGAGAACGGGAAAATCACCAAGGTAATCGCGACCAACAGGGAAATGTCACCGGAGTATACCCAGATACCCGGCGACCACCAGGCAATGGTAGGCGACGACATCCGTAAGTTGGACGAAAGCTGGAAGCTGCGGCCGCTACAGGATCTTGTAGATGATGGGCTGTTGCAGCTGGAAACCGCTGTAGATGGCGACCCAGAGCCGACCGGGACGGTGCTGCAGAAAGTAGTAGACAATCAGATCGTGAAGAAAACCCGGTATGATTTTGTCACCGAGGGAGTGATGGAGCTCATGTCGAACGAATACATCGACCATGATTCTCAGAAGGTGCTGCAGGGCGATGACGACAAGCTGCTGGAAGTCGGACGGATCACAGAGGATGAGCACAGAGAAAGGAAAGCGGCAGAGGTTCGGGCTGAGAGGGATAGCAGAATATCACAGTTTGAATGGCGATACGCTCGGCACCAGAGCGAGGTTCGCATGGGGAAGGAACCGACAGACAGTATCGATGATCTCGATCGCTACATGCAGGAATTGAGGGACGTCCCTCAGCAGGAGGGGTTTCCTCATGCGGTTGAATGGCCGAAGCTGCCCGAATAA